The Bacteroidales bacterium DNA segment TTGTCACAAAGATAAATTAATTATAAGTTATGAATTATAAATTTTGATTTTTAACCGAAAAAAATGCTGCAGACAGAAACAAAAATAAGAGTTCGCTACGGAGAAACCGACCAAATGGGATATGTTTATTACGGAAACTATCCGTTATATTATGAAGTTGCAAGAACAGATATGATACGCAAAATCGGTTGGACATACAGTCAAATGGAGAAAAACGGCGTTATGATGCCTGTTGCTTCTATGAATGTTAAATACTTACGTCCTGCATATTACGATGATGAACTGACTGTTAAAGTAACAGTTAAAAAAATGCCGACAAAAAAAATGGAATTTGAATACGAAGTTTTTAACGAACAAAACAAACTTATAAATACCGGT contains these protein-coding regions:
- a CDS encoding acyl-CoA thioesterase; its protein translation is MLQTETKIRVRYGETDQMGYVYYGNYPLYYEVARTDMIRKIGWTYSQMEKNGVMMPVASMNVKYLRPAYYDDELTVKVTVKKMPTKKMEFEYEVFNEQNKLINTGNTTLVFVDMKTGRPTNPPEEFTNKIKVYFE